From a region of the Mycobacteroides saopaulense genome:
- a CDS encoding DUF4194 domain-containing protein — protein MTTQASGMPLGNINFDDLPGVEPDASAPRTVKGPRFDGDASELPDKACWALQNLVARRYLSKDGQPELWASMIEHRKVLASRLSELDLRLRVFDDLEVAYAEPAPLENPSAYGARVLRREPLGTYASIVALHLAKIARTAHDEHVVVSRDDIHELFANVSHDIDRDEAMLRDRVDEAIKRLSKAEILQRTRDDEHSYTISPVINALMSAQMIEALQRQYEQLQRGGAAPEDSTDEEDGDTDDDE, from the coding sequence GTGACGACGCAGGCCTCGGGGATGCCCTTGGGAAACATCAACTTTGACGATCTTCCGGGCGTCGAGCCCGACGCTTCGGCGCCGCGAACCGTCAAGGGGCCGCGGTTCGACGGCGATGCCAGTGAGCTCCCCGACAAGGCGTGCTGGGCGCTGCAGAACTTGGTGGCCCGGCGTTATCTGAGCAAGGACGGTCAGCCCGAGTTGTGGGCATCGATGATCGAGCACCGCAAGGTGTTGGCCTCGCGTCTGTCCGAACTGGACCTACGGCTGCGGGTGTTCGACGATCTCGAGGTTGCGTACGCCGAACCGGCCCCCTTGGAGAACCCCAGTGCGTACGGCGCCCGGGTATTGCGACGGGAACCCCTGGGCACCTACGCCTCGATCGTCGCGTTGCACCTGGCCAAGATCGCGCGGACCGCGCATGACGAACATGTCGTGGTCAGCCGTGACGACATCCATGAGCTGTTCGCCAACGTCAGTCACGACATCGACCGCGACGAGGCGATGCTGCGCGACCGTGTCGACGAGGCGATCAAGCGTTTGTCCAAGGCGGAGATCCTGCAACGCACCCGCGATGACGAGCACAGTTACACCATCAGCCCGGTCATCAACGCGCTGATGTCCGCGCAGATGATCGAGGCATTGCAACGCCAGTACGAGCAGTTGCAGCGCGGCGGCGCCGCCCCGGAAGACTCCACCGACGAAGAAGATGGCGATACCGATGACGACGAATGA